In Streptomyces qaidamensis, one DNA window encodes the following:
- a CDS encoding deoxyribonuclease IV has translation MNSQLSGPSRNPVGGHVPVAGGLHSVGLSYARDLKAEAVQVFVANPRGWATPTGNPKQDEAFRAACAAESIPAYVHAPYLINFGSHTEATVERSVESLRHSLRRGREIGALGVVVHTGSATGGRERSVALKQVREHLLPLLDELTHDDDPFLLLESTAGQGASLCSRTWDFGPYFEALDAHPMLGVCLDTCHIYAAGHDLTGPSGMHQTLDLLVDTVGEGRLKLIHANDSKDVVGAHKDRHENIGVGHIGEDPFRALMTHPATAGVPLIIETPGGKQGHAADVERLKKLRDG, from the coding sequence GTGAACAGTCAGCTGTCCGGCCCCTCCCGCAACCCCGTGGGCGGCCACGTCCCCGTGGCCGGCGGGCTCCATTCCGTGGGCCTGTCGTACGCCCGTGACCTGAAGGCGGAGGCCGTCCAGGTCTTCGTCGCCAACCCGCGCGGCTGGGCCACGCCGACCGGGAACCCGAAGCAGGACGAGGCGTTCCGCGCGGCCTGCGCGGCCGAGTCGATCCCGGCCTATGTGCACGCCCCCTACCTGATCAACTTCGGCTCGCACACCGAGGCGACCGTGGAGCGGTCGGTGGAGTCGCTGCGGCACTCGCTGCGGCGCGGGCGGGAGATCGGGGCGCTCGGCGTGGTCGTGCACACGGGCAGCGCGACCGGCGGCCGGGAGCGGTCGGTGGCGCTGAAGCAGGTACGGGAGCACCTGCTGCCGCTGCTGGACGAGCTGACCCACGACGACGACCCGTTCCTGCTGCTGGAGTCGACGGCCGGACAGGGCGCCTCGCTGTGCTCGCGGACGTGGGACTTCGGCCCGTACTTCGAGGCGCTGGACGCCCACCCGATGCTCGGCGTGTGCCTGGACACCTGCCACATCTATGCCGCCGGGCACGACCTGACCGGTCCGAGCGGTATGCACCAGACGCTGGACCTGCTGGTGGACACCGTCGGCGAGGGCCGGCTGAAGCTGATCCACGCCAACGACTCCAAGGACGTGGTGGGCGCCCACAAGGACCGGCACGAGAACATCGGCGTCGGCCACATCGGCGAGGACCCGTTCCGGGCGCTGATGACGCATCCCGCGACCGCGGGCGTGCCGCTGATCATCGAGACGCCGGGCGGCAAGCAGGGGCACGCCGCGGACGTGGAACGGCTGAAGAAGCTCCGCGACGGCTGA
- a CDS encoding trp operon leader peptide, with the protein MFAHSTQTWWWTAHPAAR; encoded by the coding sequence ATGTTCGCGCACTCGACCCAGACCTGGTGGTGGACCGCTCATCCGGCGGCCCGCTGA
- the pknB gene encoding Stk1 family PASTA domain-containing Ser/Thr kinase, with the protein MDTTLQDPLVGQVLDGRYRIDARIAVGGMATVYRAVDTRLDRVLALKVMHPALAVDASFVERFIREAKSVARLAHPNVVQVFDQGTDGSYVYLAMEYVAGCTLRDVLRERGALQPRAALDILEPVLAALGAAHRAGFVHRDMKPENVLIGDDGRVKVADFGLVRAVDTVTNTTGTVLGTVSYLAPEQIEDGTADPRVDVYACGVMLYEMLTGDKPHDGDSPAVILYKHLHEDVPPPSAAVPGLAYELDEMVASATARTPAIRPHDAVALLAQVRDGRGRLSEDQLDAVPPQALAADHDNGDDRTTVIPRALTTPRPLPVNEDDEASGATLDRTSRFESPPPPPRSRRRPGFRRGPAAIVVAVLLVLGLGAGVWYINSGQFTKVPPLLSKTEAQATDELKDAGLEVGEVSHAHSDTVKRGTIMGMYPEPGARIRLHDSVSFTISDGPETARVPALAGQKLDQARAQLQEDGLEPGMVTREFSDDVPRGSVISARPADGTKVRAGTAVALVVSKGAPIDIPDVTGSDEADARSELTEAGLKVRIATERVNSSEYDKGQVVRQTPKSGGRAAEGDTVTLTLSKGPEMVEVPDVVGDSVDDATRALESAGFQVEEDRGLLGLFGDEVKSQSVDGGATAPKGSTITIKIR; encoded by the coding sequence GTGGACACGACCCTTCAGGACCCCTTGGTCGGGCAGGTGCTCGACGGCCGGTATCGCATCGACGCGCGGATCGCGGTCGGCGGGATGGCCACGGTCTACCGGGCCGTGGACACCCGGCTCGACCGGGTCCTCGCGCTCAAGGTGATGCACCCCGCGCTCGCGGTCGACGCCTCGTTCGTCGAGCGGTTCATCCGCGAGGCGAAGTCGGTGGCCCGGCTGGCCCATCCGAACGTGGTGCAGGTCTTCGACCAGGGTACCGACGGCTCGTACGTGTACCTGGCGATGGAATACGTCGCGGGATGCACCCTGCGCGACGTGCTGCGCGAGCGCGGGGCCCTCCAGCCGCGCGCCGCCCTGGACATCCTGGAGCCGGTGCTGGCCGCGCTGGGCGCCGCCCACCGTGCCGGGTTCGTGCACCGCGACATGAAGCCCGAGAACGTCCTCATAGGGGACGACGGCCGGGTCAAGGTCGCCGACTTCGGTCTCGTCCGGGCCGTGGACACGGTGACGAACACCACCGGCACCGTCCTCGGCACGGTCTCGTACCTCGCCCCGGAGCAGATAGAGGACGGCACCGCCGATCCCCGCGTCGACGTGTACGCGTGCGGCGTGATGCTGTACGAGATGCTGACCGGCGACAAGCCGCACGACGGGGACTCCCCCGCCGTGATCCTCTACAAGCACCTGCACGAGGACGTGCCCCCGCCCTCGGCCGCCGTGCCCGGTCTGGCGTACGAGCTGGACGAGATGGTGGCCTCGGCGACGGCGCGCACCCCGGCGATCCGCCCGCACGACGCGGTGGCGCTGCTCGCGCAGGTCCGCGACGGGCGCGGCCGGCTGAGCGAGGACCAGCTGGACGCGGTGCCGCCGCAGGCGCTCGCGGCGGACCACGACAACGGCGACGACCGGACGACCGTGATCCCGCGCGCCCTGACCACACCGCGCCCGCTGCCGGTGAACGAGGACGACGAGGCCTCCGGGGCCACCCTCGACCGCACCAGCCGTTTCGAGTCCCCGCCGCCGCCCCCGCGGTCCCGACGCCGCCCGGGGTTCCGGCGCGGCCCGGCGGCGATCGTCGTCGCCGTCCTGCTCGTGCTCGGCCTGGGCGCGGGCGTCTGGTACATCAACTCCGGCCAGTTCACCAAGGTCCCGCCGTTGCTGTCGAAGACCGAGGCGCAGGCCACGGACGAGCTGAAGGATGCCGGGCTCGAGGTGGGCGAGGTCAGCCACGCCCACAGCGACACCGTCAAACGCGGCACGATCATGGGCATGTACCCGGAGCCGGGCGCCCGTATCCGCCTCCACGACTCCGTGTCGTTCACCATCTCCGACGGCCCCGAGACCGCTCGCGTGCCCGCCTTGGCGGGCCAGAAGCTGGACCAGGCACGGGCCCAGCTGCAGGAGGACGGGCTGGAGCCGGGCATGGTCACCCGGGAGTTCAGCGACGACGTGCCGCGCGGATCGGTGATCTCCGCGCGCCCGGCCGACGGCACGAAGGTGCGTGCGGGCACGGCCGTCGCGCTGGTCGTCAGCAAGGGCGCTCCCATCGACATCCCCGACGTCACCGGCTCGGACGAGGCCGACGCGAGGTCCGAGCTGACCGAGGCCGGCCTCAAGGTGAGGATCGCCACCGAGCGCGTCAACTCCTCCGAGTACGACAAGGGTCAGGTCGTCCGGCAGACGCCGAAGTCCGGCGGCCGGGCGGCCGAGGGCGACACCGTGACGCTGACGCTGTCGAAGGGCCCCGAGATGGTCGAGGTCCCGGACGTGGTCGGCGACAGCGTCGACGACGCCACACGGGCGCTGGAGAGTGCCGGGTTCCAGGTCGAGGAGGACCGCGGTCTGCTCGGCCTGTTCGGCGACGAGGTCAAGAGCCAGTCCGTCGACGGCGGCGCGACCGCGCCCAAGGGCTCGACGATCACCATCAAGATCAGGTGA
- a CDS encoding thiazole synthase: protein MADDPFVLGGTSFTSRLIMGTGGAPSLEVLERSLVASGTELTTVAMRRVNASVHGSVLSVLDRLGIRVLPNTAGCFTAGEAVLTARLAREALGTDLVKLEVIADERTLLPDPIETLEAAETLVDDGFTVLPYTNDDPVLARKLEDAGCAAIMPLGSPIGSGLGIRNPHNFQLIVEQARVPVILDAGAGTASDAALAMELGCAGVMLASAVTRAQEPVLMADAMRHAVEAGRLAYRAGRIPRRHFAQASSPAEGMAALDPERPAFR, encoded by the coding sequence ATGGCCGACGATCCGTTCGTCCTCGGTGGTACGTCGTTCACGTCCCGTCTGATCATGGGCACGGGCGGGGCGCCCAGCCTGGAGGTGCTGGAGCGGTCGCTCGTCGCCTCGGGGACGGAGCTGACGACCGTCGCGATGCGCCGGGTGAACGCCTCGGTGCACGGTTCGGTGCTGTCCGTCCTCGACAGGCTCGGCATCCGGGTGCTGCCCAACACGGCGGGCTGTTTCACCGCCGGCGAGGCCGTCCTCACGGCCCGCCTCGCTCGCGAGGCCCTCGGCACCGACCTGGTCAAGCTGGAGGTCATCGCCGACGAGCGCACGCTGCTGCCGGACCCGATCGAGACGCTGGAGGCGGCCGAGACACTGGTCGACGACGGGTTCACGGTGCTGCCGTACACCAACGACGACCCGGTGCTGGCGCGGAAGCTGGAGGACGCGGGCTGTGCGGCGATCATGCCGCTCGGCTCACCGATCGGCTCCGGGCTCGGGATCCGCAACCCGCACAACTTCCAGCTGATCGTCGAGCAGGCGCGCGTGCCGGTGATCCTGGACGCCGGTGCCGGTACGGCCTCGGACGCGGCGCTGGCGATGGAGCTGGGGTGTGCGGGTGTGATGCTCGCCTCGGCGGTGACGCGGGCGCAGGAGCCCGTGCTGATGGCCGACGCGATGCGGCATGCCGTGGAGGCCGGGCGGCTGGCGTACCGGGCGGGGCGGATCCCGAGGCGGCATTTCGCACAGGCGTCGTCACCGGCGGAGGGAATGGCCGCCCTGGACCCGGAACGGCCCGCTTTCCGGTAG
- a CDS encoding (2Fe-2S)-binding protein yields the protein MNRVYVCSCFGITEQQVKQHADGGACTPRQIASACKAGTDCGSCVRRIQAILGRGACPRRDLADRGEPVLTELEDAA from the coding sequence GTGAACCGCGTGTACGTCTGCAGTTGCTTCGGGATCACCGAGCAGCAGGTAAAGCAGCACGCGGACGGCGGCGCCTGCACTCCCCGCCAGATAGCCTCCGCCTGCAAGGCGGGCACGGACTGCGGGTCCTGTGTGCGCCGCATCCAGGCGATTCTGGGCAGGGGAGCCTGCCCTCGCCGTGATCTGGCCGACCGGGGCGAGCCGGTGCTCACGGAGCTGGAAGACGCCGCCTGA
- the bfr gene encoding bacterioferritin yields the protein MQGDPEVLEFLNEQLTGELTAINQYWLHYRIQDNKGWTKLAKYTREESIDEMKHADKITERILMLDGLPNYQRLFHVRVGQTVTEMFQADRQVEVEAIDRLRRGIEVMRSKGDITSANLFESILEDEEHHIDYLDTQLELIEKLGEALYIAQQIEQPS from the coding sequence ATGCAGGGCGACCCCGAGGTCCTCGAATTCCTCAACGAGCAGCTGACCGGCGAGCTGACGGCGATCAACCAGTACTGGCTGCATTACCGGATCCAGGACAACAAGGGCTGGACCAAGCTCGCCAAGTACACGCGTGAAGAGTCCATCGATGAGATGAAGCACGCGGACAAGATCACCGAGCGCATTCTCATGCTGGACGGCCTGCCCAACTACCAGCGGCTCTTCCACGTCCGGGTCGGCCAGACGGTCACCGAGATGTTCCAGGCGGACCGGCAGGTCGAGGTGGAGGCGATCGACCGGCTCAGGCGCGGCATCGAGGTGATGCGCAGCAAGGGCGACATCACGTCCGCGAACCTCTTCGAGTCGATCCTGGAGGACGAGGAGCACCACATCGACTATCTCGACACGCAGCTGGAGCTGATCGAAAAGCTGGGTGAGGCGCTGTACATCGCACAGCAGATCGAGCAGCCGAGCTAG
- a CDS encoding sulfite oxidase-like oxidoreductase produces MGQPLEHESGDGRDPAGATQPELPPGQRLQRGWPVTHYGPVPKFRPERWEFRVFGATAGGGKHCWTHEEFTALPHATVVADLHCVTKFSMLGAEWGGIPARTLLDIAPPAGDVTHVMVWAEYGFSSNLRLSDFADEQALFATHKDGELLTAEHGFPLRLIVPHLYAWKGPKWVRGVEYMTADRRGFWEERGYHNIGDPWQEQRYSYQEEPGDGPDL; encoded by the coding sequence ATGGGTCAGCCGCTGGAACACGAATCGGGAGACGGGCGCGATCCAGCAGGAGCGACGCAGCCGGAGCTGCCCCCGGGACAGCGGCTGCAACGCGGCTGGCCGGTCACGCACTACGGGCCCGTCCCCAAGTTCCGGCCCGAGCGCTGGGAGTTCCGGGTCTTCGGCGCCACCGCGGGCGGCGGCAAGCACTGCTGGACCCACGAGGAGTTCACGGCCCTGCCCCACGCCACCGTGGTGGCCGATCTGCACTGCGTGACGAAGTTCAGCATGCTGGGCGCCGAGTGGGGCGGCATCCCCGCGCGCACGCTCCTCGACATCGCCCCGCCCGCCGGTGACGTCACCCATGTGATGGTGTGGGCCGAGTACGGATTCAGCTCCAACCTGCGGCTGTCCGACTTCGCCGACGAGCAGGCCCTCTTCGCCACCCACAAGGACGGCGAACTGCTCACCGCCGAACACGGCTTCCCGCTGCGCCTGATCGTGCCCCACCTCTACGCCTGGAAGGGCCCCAAGTGGGTGCGCGGCGTGGAGTACATGACCGCCGACCGGCGGGGCTTCTGGGAGGAGCGCGGCTACCACAACATCGGCGACCCCTGGCAGGAGCAGCGCTACTCGTACCAGGAGGAGCCCGGGGACGGCCCCGACCTCTGA
- a CDS encoding class II 3-deoxy-7-phosphoheptulonate synthase has translation MTVNAKTSSSAGNTWRDLPAAQQPEYPDTEALRAVVADLESYPPLVFAGECDQLRARMAAVAKGEAFLLQGGDCAEAFDAVSADHIRNKLKTLLQMGAVLTYAASVPVVKVGRIAGQYSKPRSKPTETRDGVTLPTYRGDSVNGFDFTEAARIPDPERLKRMYHASASTLNLVRAFTTGGYADLRQVHAWNQDFVKSSPSGQRYEQLAREIDQALNFMHACGADPEEFKTVEFYASHEALLLDYESALTRVDSRTGQLYDVSGHMVWIGERTRQLDHAHIEFASKIRNPIGIKLGPTTTAEDALQYIERLDPEREPGRLTFIVRMGADKVRDKLPELVEKVTASGATVAWVTDPMHGNTFEAASGHKTRRFDDVLDEVKGFFEVHKALGTHPGGIHVELTGDDVTECVGGGDEIFVDDLHQRYETACDPRLNRSQSLDLAFLVAEMYRDQ, from the coding sequence GTGACCGTGAACGCTAAGACCAGCTCCTCCGCTGGCAACACCTGGCGAGACCTGCCCGCGGCGCAGCAGCCCGAGTACCCCGACACCGAGGCTCTGCGCGCAGTCGTTGCGGACCTCGAGTCGTATCCGCCGCTCGTCTTCGCGGGCGAGTGCGACCAGCTGCGCGCCCGGATGGCGGCCGTCGCCAAGGGAGAGGCGTTCCTCCTCCAGGGCGGCGACTGCGCCGAGGCCTTCGACGCGGTGTCCGCCGACCACATCCGCAACAAGCTGAAGACGCTGCTCCAGATGGGCGCCGTGCTCACGTACGCCGCGTCCGTGCCGGTCGTGAAGGTCGGCCGCATCGCCGGCCAGTACTCCAAGCCGCGCTCCAAGCCGACCGAGACCCGCGACGGCGTGACGCTGCCGACCTACCGCGGCGACTCCGTCAACGGCTTCGACTTCACCGAGGCCGCGCGCATTCCGGACCCCGAGCGGCTGAAGCGGATGTACCACGCGTCCGCCTCCACGCTGAACCTGGTGCGCGCCTTCACCACCGGCGGTTACGCCGACCTGCGCCAGGTGCACGCCTGGAACCAGGACTTCGTGAAGTCGTCCCCGTCGGGCCAGCGCTACGAGCAGCTGGCGCGCGAGATCGACCAGGCGCTCAACTTCATGCACGCCTGCGGGGCCGACCCGGAGGAGTTCAAGACGGTCGAGTTCTACGCCTCGCACGAGGCGCTGCTGCTCGACTACGAGTCCGCGCTGACCAGGGTCGACTCGCGCACGGGGCAGCTGTACGACGTCTCCGGGCACATGGTGTGGATCGGTGAGCGCACCCGGCAGCTGGACCACGCGCACATCGAGTTCGCGTCGAAGATCCGCAACCCCATCGGCATCAAGCTGGGTCCGACGACCACCGCCGAGGACGCGCTGCAGTACATCGAGCGACTCGACCCCGAGCGTGAGCCGGGCCGGCTGACGTTCATCGTCCGCATGGGCGCCGACAAGGTCCGCGACAAGCTCCCCGAGCTGGTCGAGAAGGTCACCGCCTCCGGCGCGACCGTGGCCTGGGTGACCGACCCGATGCACGGCAACACCTTCGAGGCGGCCTCCGGGCACAAGACCCGCCGCTTCGACGACGTGCTCGACGAGGTCAAGGGGTTCTTCGAGGTGCACAAGGCCCTCGGCACCCACCCGGGCGGCATCCACGTGGAGCTCACCGGCGACGACGTCACCGAGTGCGTGGGCGGCGGCGACGAGATCTTCGTCGACGATCTGCACCAGCGCTACGAGACGGCCTGCGACCCGCGGCTCAACCGCAGCCAGTCGCTCGACCTGGCGTTCCTCGTGGCCGAGATGTACAGGGACCAGTGA